From the genome of Vibrio navarrensis, one region includes:
- a CDS encoding reverse transcriptase domain-containing protein has protein sequence MGSWGGYLDALYVALNRRKINWVLDLDITKFFDTVEHDWLIQFLEHRVADKPLLKIITKWLKVGYVDEHNQRVKSLLGTPQGSVISPLLANVYLHYTFDLWLNRERHRSATGDVIMVRYADDAVIGFQHKNDANACLEGLKRRLSQFGLSVHPDKTKLIHFGRFAFEDFKRGKVQRPGTFDFLGFTHYCDLTKSQKAIMIKRKTIKKRLISKIKWVRQELKKRLHLPPWKVGKWLNQIIRGHINYYGVPMNGSSLNLFITEITNAWLKQLRRRSQRHKMTWSRFRKLVDYWIPKARIVHPYPEQRFDVRPKVGAVCVSSARTDLCGG, from the coding sequence GTGGGTTCATGGGGCGGATACCTTGATGCACTGTATGTTGCTCTCAACCGGAGAAAGATAAACTGGGTGCTTGATTTAGATATAACCAAGTTCTTTGATACTGTAGAACATGATTGGTTGATCCAGTTCTTAGAGCACAGAGTCGCAGATAAACCATTGCTCAAAATTATTACCAAATGGTTAAAAGTAGGGTACGTTGATGAACATAACCAGCGAGTTAAATCGCTCCTCGGGACTCCTCAAGGATCGGTGATCTCACCATTGTTGGCAAATGTTTATCTTCATTATACTTTTGATCTTTGGCTGAACCGAGAACGGCATCGAAGTGCAACTGGCGATGTCATCATGGTTAGGTACGCTGACGATGCTGTTATCGGTTTTCAGCATAAAAATGATGCAAATGCGTGTTTAGAGGGGTTGAAAAGACGCCTCTCTCAATTTGGCTTATCCGTTCATCCGGACAAAACCAAGTTGATACATTTTGGACGATTCGCTTTTGAAGACTTTAAAAGAGGGAAAGTTCAAAGACCAGGAACCTTTGATTTCCTTGGATTCACACATTACTGTGACCTGACTAAGAGCCAAAAGGCCATAATGATCAAGCGGAAGACAATCAAAAAGCGACTTATCAGTAAGATAAAATGGGTCAGACAGGAGCTAAAGAAAAGGCTTCACTTACCGCCGTGGAAGGTTGGAAAGTGGCTGAATCAGATTATTCGAGGGCACATCAACTATTATGGTGTCCCAATGAATGGTAGCTCCCTAAATCTGTTTATTACAGAGATCACTAATGCATGGCTAAAGCAACTGCGAAGGCGTAGCCAGCGTCATAAAATGACATGGTCACGTTTTAGGAAATTAGTTGATTACTGGATCCCCAAAGCAAGAATTGTCCACCCTTATCCTGAGCAGCGATTTGACGTTAGACCCAAGGTAGGAGCCGTATGCGTTAGTAGCGCACGTACGGATCTGTGCGGGGGGTAG
- the tnpC gene encoding IS66 family transposase, translated as MKKTLNINPESQDVAELQAMVKVLMSEKNEWQQERQSLLEQLKLAFDRQFAKRSEALKPYNESQGDLFNEAECEAAKEEEVDVVTTTTTMKKRGKRQPLPKSLPREVIELDLDDDEKQCTCCQHHLHKIGEDRSEKLEFTPAVLKVLEYVRPKYACRQCEQTQDNSRIVQKPAPQSIIPKSFATESLLANIILGKYQYAMPLYRQESLFTQSGIELSRTTMARWIIQVSEKFAPLYAALKAHLLEQMVIQADETPLNVLKEDKQCYMWLYCSGADSPDAALPNVKNIVLYDYQNSRARSCPVAFLGDYDGYLQTDGYGVYDGLHRVTNVGCFAHARRKFMDAKKLQGKGKSGKADKALAKIQKLYGIESRLKGASAEKRKAERQEHAKPILDELYEWMTTQKVLESSPLGKAIKYTLGQWPKLIRYIDDGHLSIDNNRAERAIKPLVIGRKNWLFSTNPNGAEASAMLYSIVETAKANGLILYDYIVKCMQELAKAEPDIDALLPWNFKH; from the coding sequence ATGAAAAAGACGCTAAATATCAACCCAGAAAGCCAAGATGTTGCCGAGCTACAAGCGATGGTGAAAGTGCTGATGTCGGAGAAAAATGAGTGGCAACAAGAGCGTCAATCCCTACTTGAACAGCTCAAGCTTGCCTTCGACCGTCAGTTCGCTAAACGCTCAGAGGCGTTAAAGCCTTACAATGAATCCCAAGGTGACCTCTTCAACGAAGCGGAGTGTGAAGCTGCTAAGGAAGAAGAGGTTGATGTTGTCACAACGACCACCACAATGAAGAAACGCGGTAAACGTCAGCCCCTGCCAAAGAGCTTGCCTCGTGAGGTTATCGAACTTGATTTAGACGACGATGAAAAGCAGTGCACTTGCTGCCAACATCACCTGCATAAAATCGGTGAAGACCGTAGCGAGAAACTTGAGTTCACGCCAGCGGTACTCAAAGTGTTGGAATATGTTCGTCCTAAATATGCTTGCCGCCAATGCGAGCAAACTCAGGACAACAGCCGCATCGTTCAAAAGCCAGCGCCGCAAAGTATTATCCCTAAAAGCTTCGCTACAGAAAGCTTGTTGGCCAATATCATCCTCGGCAAATACCAATACGCGATGCCACTTTATCGACAAGAGTCGTTGTTTACCCAGTCGGGTATCGAACTCTCGCGCACCACCATGGCAAGGTGGATTATCCAAGTCAGTGAGAAGTTCGCTCCACTTTATGCGGCCTTGAAAGCGCACCTACTTGAGCAAATGGTGATTCAGGCGGATGAAACGCCGCTCAATGTCCTCAAAGAAGATAAACAGTGTTACATGTGGCTCTACTGCTCGGGCGCGGACTCGCCAGATGCCGCACTGCCCAATGTAAAAAATATCGTCTTGTATGACTATCAAAACAGTCGCGCGAGGTCGTGCCCTGTTGCCTTCTTGGGCGACTATGATGGGTATCTGCAAACCGATGGCTATGGTGTTTATGATGGGCTTCATCGAGTCACCAATGTCGGTTGCTTTGCGCATGCTCGGCGCAAGTTCATGGACGCGAAAAAGCTTCAAGGCAAAGGTAAGTCAGGCAAAGCGGATAAAGCGCTGGCCAAAATCCAGAAACTCTATGGGATAGAATCCCGCTTAAAAGGTGCCAGTGCCGAAAAACGGAAAGCAGAGCGCCAAGAGCATGCTAAGCCGATACTGGATGAGCTTTATGAATGGATGACAACTCAGAAAGTGCTTGAGTCTAGCCCGCTGGGTAAAGCGATAAAATACACGCTCGGTCAGTGGCCGAAGCTCATTCGCTATATCGATGACGGTCACTTATCGATAGACAATAACCGTGCTGAACGCGCAATAAAACCGCTGGTTATTGGGAGAAAGAACTGGCTCTTCTCGACCAATCCCAATGGAGCGGAAGCGAGCGCGATGCTTTACAGTATCGTCGAGACAGCGAAAGCCAACGGCCTTATCCTTTACGACTACATAGTCAAGTGCATGCAGGAGTTAGCGAAAGCAGAACCAGATATCGATGCACTCCTGCCTTGGAACTTCAAACACTAA
- the tnpA gene encoding IS66 family insertion sequence element accessory protein TnpA, whose amino-acid sequence MAKRRTNQEWRTLFEHYESSQLSQRLFCERNGLSLSTFYAKRQQLKHCEKPNTVGFVKTEVVEKTTKYQATHVAVANMTLLVNDVELSIPQGTPATYLAELIGALS is encoded by the coding sequence ATGGCCAAACGACGCACTAACCAAGAATGGCGAACCCTGTTCGAACACTATGAATCCAGCCAGTTATCACAACGATTATTCTGTGAACGTAACGGACTGAGTCTCTCCACTTTTTACGCTAAGCGCCAACAGTTAAAGCACTGCGAAAAACCGAACACGGTTGGCTTTGTTAAAACAGAAGTCGTTGAAAAGACCACAAAGTATCAAGCCACTCACGTTGCCGTTGCCAATATGACCCTGCTCGTCAATGATGTTGAACTGAGCATCCCACAAGGCACGCCAGCGACCTATCTCGCAGAGCTTATCGGTGCGCTGTCATGA
- the tnpB gene encoding IS66 family insertion sequence element accessory protein TnpB (TnpB, as the term is used for proteins encoded by IS66 family insertion elements, is considered an accessory protein, since TnpC, encoded by a neighboring gene, is a DDE family transposase.) yields the protein MKRMLSAPEIYLYRESVDFRKSINGLAAIIESDTDLPLGSGALFLFTNKQRDKVKVLYWDKTGFALWYKRLEKAKYKWPSKEQNEVFTLTQFELDRLLSGFTIIGHKPIEINDFTMT from the coding sequence ATGAAACGTATGCTCAGTGCTCCCGAAATCTATCTCTATCGCGAAAGCGTCGATTTTAGAAAGTCCATCAACGGCCTCGCGGCGATTATCGAAAGTGACACCGACTTACCCTTGGGCAGTGGTGCGCTGTTCCTATTCACCAACAAACAGCGCGATAAAGTCAAAGTGTTGTACTGGGATAAAACAGGCTTCGCTCTTTGGTACAAGCGCCTCGAAAAAGCCAAGTACAAGTGGCCTTCCAAAGAGCAAAATGAGGTGTTTACCCTAACTCAATTCGAGCTTGATAGACTGCTTTCTGGCTTCACGATTATCGGCCATAAACCCATTGAAATAAACGATTTTACAATGACTTAA